The proteins below are encoded in one region of Mauremys reevesii isolate NIE-2019 linkage group 15, ASM1616193v1, whole genome shotgun sequence:
- the LOC120383361 gene encoding 39S ribosomal protein L38, mitochondrial-like isoform X4, which translates to MAAPILSAALYGTRAGRAFGTAAALCKRAAPLGPMPNEDIDVSNLETLEKYRCFARYFKVAEKESKKTPWWQTYRKHVTPEQDEEAKIDIGLPYYRPSRAKQLKERKEILKQNRQSVEMERASRLKTLVIPLDEVKAEWEKTNGLLHKQRVAEHYGIYRDMFNEATFVPRVVLRIEYNLDDEHVMPVYHGNFVTPTEASSSPEVIYEADEGSLWTLLLTNLDGHLRDADSEYIHWLVTNIPGNNVDSGTEICHYFPPFPAKGTGYHRFVFLLFKQDRPIDFTEDVRPTPCHSLKMRTFKTFDFYKKHQNDMTPAGLAFFQCQWDDSVTHVFHNHLNMKEPVFEFVRPPVYHPPQKKFPHLQPLRYLDRYRDSHEPTYGIY; encoded by the exons CTGCTCTCTGCAAGCGGGCAGCCCCTCTAGGACCAATGCCTAATGAAGACATAGATGTCAGCAACTTGGAGACATTGGAGAAATACCGCTGCTTCGCTCGCTATTTCAAAGTGGCTGAAAAGGAAAGTAAGAAGACTCCCTGGTGGCAAACGTACAGGAAGCATGTCACACCAGAGCAAG ATGAAGAGGCAAAGATAGACATTGGCCTGCCTTACTACAGACCATCACGGGCAAAGCAACTGAAGGAGAGAAAAGAGATATTGAAACAGAACCGCCAGAGCGTGGAAATGGAAAGAGCATCCCGCCTCAAGACGT TGGTGATTCCACTTGACGAAGTCAAGGCAGAGTGGGAGAAAACCAATGGCCTGTTGCATAAGCAGCGTGTCGCCGAGCACTACGGGATATACCGCGATATGTTTAATGAAGCCACGTTCGTCCCCAGAGTGGTTCTGCGGATAGAATACAACCTAGATGATGAGCATGTCATGCCAGTATATCATGGGAACTTTGTGACACCCACCGAG GCTTCCAGTTCCCCAGAAGTGATATATGAGGCAGATGAAGGCTCCCTGTGGACTTTGCTGCTCACTAATCTGG ATGGACACCTGCGAGACGCTGATTCTGAGTACATCCACTGGCTGGT GACCAACATTCCAGGCAACAACGTAGATTCGGGGACAGAGATTTGCCATTacttccccccattccctgccaaggGAACTGGCTACCACCGCTTCGTCTTCCTCCTCTTCAAGCAGGACCGACCAATCGATTTCACTGAAGATGTTCGGCCGACCCCATG CCACAGTCTCAAGATGAGAACCTTCAAGACGTTTGACTTCTACAAGAAGCACCAGAACGATATGACCCCAGCTGGGCTGGCATTTTTCCAGTGCCAATGGGATGATTCCGTTACTCACGTCTTTCACAACCATCTCA ACATGAAGGAGCCAGTGTTTGAGTTTGTGCGGCCCCCTGTGTATCACCCCCCTCAGAAGAAGTTTCCACACCTGCAGCCTCTGAGGTACCTGGATAGGTACAGGGACAGCCACGAGCCCACGTATGGCATTTACTAA
- the TRIM65 gene encoding tripartite motif-containing protein 65: MLLSVFSFSTSAAPIPGRMASQGPRKLEEKLVCSICLEMFGTAVTMPCGHNFCMKCINNHWDKEEKEAPPGEKDYTCPDCRKRFKKRLELRKNVALCSVVELVRSGEVQASSAERKTPTNGRRCCSRHGRPLELYCQEDKMCICCVCTVKECRDHHRVLFEEERKRKEVLLEESLAKTQEETVKTEEEIHKLEEQTGTIKDSSERLKSGILQKFAHLMKELEECQRGAVDKIEQEQATALGQVEENWSQLQDHLAMLTQHQQKAQELLTWVDDMKFLEEFLLLPSPGSLGVLPAVEFNVASTVDSTAKILTEVSRLLLEDLPNSLNPKAADAEPKESTKPKALAVMKAGPALPECELRVELLKDHRNLTFDPDTANRYLQLSNQNQKAKHTHSPDGLCQDHADRFEVWQVLCSQSYSQGRHYWEVRISSHSVILGVTYKKIQRKKRAGRSFSIGLDGLSWGLQIREDCYLAWHEGRSHKIRAPLYKCLGVSLDYGTGILSFYGIGDEMRLLHSFHCVFTEPLYPVFWLCEGRAVTLCQQN, from the exons ATGCTGCTGTCTGTGTTTTCCTTCTCTACCTCAGCTGCTCCCATCCCAGGCAGGATGGCCTCTCAAGGCCCCCGGaagctggaggagaagctggtCTGCTCCATCTGCCTGGAGATGTTTGGGACAGCGGTGACCATGCCCTGTGGGCACAACTTCTGCATGAAGTGTATCAACAACCACTGGGACAAGGAAGAGAAGGAGGCTCCGCCAGGCGAGAAGGACTACACCTGTCCCGACTGCAGGAAACGCTTCAAGAAGCGGCTGGAACTCAGGAAGAATGTCGCCCTTTGCAGCGTGGTGGAGCTGGTCAGGTCTGGAGAAGTGCAGGCCTCCAGCGCCGAGAGGAAAACCCCCACCAATGGAAGGAGGTGCTGCTCCAGGCATGGGCGGCCCCTGGAGCTATACTGCCAAGAGGACAAGATGTGCATCTGCTGCGTGTGCACGGTGAAGGAGTGCCGGGACCACCACAGGGTCCTGTTTGAGGAGGAGCGAAAGAGAAAGGAG GTCCTTTTAGAAGAGTCTCTGGCGAAAACCCAGGAGGAGACAGTAAAGACCGAAGAGGAGATCCACaaactggaggaacaaactggcACCATAAAG GATTCTTCAGAGAGGCTGAAATCGGGGATTTTGCAGAAGTTTGCCCACCTGATGAAAGAGCTGGAGGAGTGCCAGAGGGGGGCCGTGGACAAGATTGAGCAAGAGCAAGCCACTGCCCTAGGGCAAGTGGAGGAGAACTGGAGCCAGCTGCAGGATCATCTGGCCATGCTCACCCAGCACCAGCAAAAGGCCCAGGAGCTGCTCACCTGGGTGGACGACATGAAATTCCTAGAG GAATTCCTGCTGCTCCCTTCTCCAGGCAgcctgggagttttgccagctGTTGAATTCAATGTGGCCAGCACGGTGGATTCCACTGCTAAGATCCTCACCGAGGTCTCTAGACTTTTGCTGGAGGATTTGCCCAACTCCCTGAACCCAAAGGCGGCTGATGCTGAACCCAAAG AGTCAACCAAGCCAAAGGCGCTTGCTGTGATGAAGGCAGGACCAGCCCTTCCCGAGTGTGAATTAAGAGTGGAGCTTCTGAAGG ATCATCGAAATTTGACCTTTGACCCGGACACAGCCAATAGGTACCTGCAGCTGTCCAATCAGAACCAAAAGGCCAAGCACACCCATTCTCCTGATGGCCTTTGTCAGGATCATGCCGACAGGTTTGAGGTGTGGCAGGTTCTGTGCAGCCAAAGCTATAGCCAAGGCCGCCACTACTGGGAAGTCAGGATCTCCAGCCACTCCGTCATCCTAGGTGTAACATACAAGAAAATCCAGAGGAAGAAGCGAGCGGGTCGCTCCTTCAGCATCGGACTGGATGGACTGTCCTGGGGGCTGCAGATCCGGGAGGACTGCTACTTGGCATGGCACGAGGGCCGGTCGCATAAGATCCGGGCGCCCTTGTACAAATGCCTCGGAGTCAGCCTGGACTATGGCACAGGCATCCTGTCGTTCTATGGCATCGGGGACGAGATGAGGCTCCTCCACTCTTTCCATTGTGTCTTCACTGAGCCCCTCTACCCAGTCTTCTGGCTCTGCGAAGGCAGAGCCGTCACCCTTTGCCAACAGAACTGA
- the TRIM47 gene encoding E3 ubiquitin-protein ligase TRIM47 isoform X1, with product MESGSAGGSLPSPLDSPFGCPICLDTLKDPVTIPCGHNFCLGCLGAHRHRPGAGAGGGQGAPRCPLCQEPFPADLQLRKNHTLCELLQLRQPPPGARSPMAPPAPPEPGEPGGAPQRQEEGVLCDVCPEGERATAAQSCLVCLASFCPPHLQPHLRSPAFQGHRLVPPLRRIEDSLCKLHLRPLESFCRTDQACICQLCQGQQHRSHEVVAVEVEREHKEAQRPKILSCVEDQLDELGVTVAQTRKTVELIKSAALKEKEKVSRLFDEASRALVTFQKEVTGFIEDGERSMLLEAEEDLRQKEERRAKLAQCRQNLERVPSTDTIYFLQEFQALKIAAEEKSSLCPSFQKELSFTKSSQAVCAVKELLVTGCKNQWDQLLGKGYEESGFHGMQEAVAEPQPSDKSNNPACLETRDYFLKFAFIIDLDSDTADKFLQLFGTKGAKRVLNPIGYPESPTRFINCEQVLGENLMNRGNYYWEVEIIDGWVSIGVIAEDFNPRESYDRGRLGRNEKSCCLQWNGQNYVAWFGGFESVIQQPFFHTIGVYLEYSEKALTFYGVRDAKMTCLQQLKDGEESLLKKVERKRELSRAHFSSHLLKYALEIYNSWNELLSHLCTAAASSPTCLSLIYIAMS from the exons ATGGAGAGCGGCTCGGCCGGCGGCAGCCTGCCCAGCCCGCTGGACTCCCCCTTCGGCTGCCCCATCTGCCTGGACACCCTGAAGGACCCGGTCACCATCCCCTGCGGCCACAACTTCTGCCTGGGCTGCCTGGGGGCGCACAGACACCGCCCGGGGGCCGGGGCGGGCGGcgggcagggcgccccccgctgCCCGCTGTGCCAGGAGCCCTTCCCGGCCGACCTGCAGCTGCGCAAGAACCACACGCTGTGCGAGCTGCTCCAGCTCCGCCAGCCGCCgcccggcgcccgcagccccatGGCCCCGCCGGCGCCCCCGGAGCCGGGGGAGCCCGGCGGCGCCCCCCAgcggcaggaggagggggtgctgtGCGATGTCTGCCCCGAGGGCGAGCGGGCCACGGCGGCCCAGTCCTGCCTGGTGTGCCTGGCCTCCTTCTGCCCgccccacctgcagccccaccTGCGGAGCCCGGCCTTCCAGGGCCACCGCCTGGTGCCCCCGCTGCGCCGCATCGAGGACAGCCTGTGCAAGCTGCACCTCCGGCCGCTGGAGAGCTTCTGCCGCACCGACCAGGCCTGCATCTGCCAGCTGTGCCAGGGCCAGCAGCACCGGAGCCACGAGGTGGTGGCGGTGGAGGTGGAGCGGGAGCACAAGGAG GCCCAGCGACCCAAAATCCTGAGCTGCGTGGAGGACCAGCTGGACGAGCTGGGAGTCACCGTCGCGCAGACCAGAAAGACTGTGGAGCTCATCAAA AGCGCCGCCctgaaggagaaggaaaaagtcAGCAGGCTCTTCGATGAAGCATCCAGAGCtctggtgaccttccagaaagaGGTGACTGGCTTCATCGAGGATGGCGAGCGATCCATGCTGcttgaggctgaagaggatctcCGGCAGAAGGAGGAGAGGCGTGCCAAGCTGGCTCAGTGCAGGCAGAACCTGGAGAGGGTTCCGAGCACGGATACCATTTATTTCCTACAG GAGTTCCAGGCGTTAAAAATAGCAGCTGAGGAAAAGAGTTCCCTGTGTCCAAGCTTCCAGAAGGAACTGAGCTTCACCAAGTCCAGCCAGGCTGTGTGTGCCGTGAAGGAGCTGCTGGTGACTGGATGCAAGAACCAGTGGGACCAGTTGCTGGGGAAGGGGTATGAAGAGTCTGGTTTCCATGGGATGCAGGAAG CAGTCGCTGAGCCCCAACCTTCGGACAAATCAAACAATCCAGCCTGCTTGGAGACAAGAGACTATTTCCTGAAAT TTGCCTTCATCATCGATTTGGACAGCGATACCGCGGATAAGTTCCTCCAGCTGTTTGGAACCAAAGGGGCCAAACGAGTGTTGAACCCCATCGGCTACCCCGAGAGCCCAACCAGGTTCATCAACTGTGAGCAGGTGCTGGGCGAGAACCTGATGAACCGAGGTAACTACTACTGGGAGGTGGAAATCATCGACGGCTGGGTGAGCATTGGCGTCATCGCCGAGGACTTCAACCCGCGGGAGTCCTACGACAGAGGCCGCCTAGGGAGAAACGAGAAATCCTGCTGCCTGCAGTGGAATGGACAGAACTACGTGGCCTGGTTTGGTGGCTTCGAATCTGTTATCCAGCAGCCCTTCTTTCACACGATCGGGGTGTACCTGGAGTATTCGGAAAAGGCACTGACCTTCTACGGGGTCAGGGACGCCAAGATGACGTGTCTCCAACAGCTCAAG
- the TRIM47 gene encoding E3 ubiquitin-protein ligase TRIM47 isoform X2 — MESGSAGGSLPSPLDSPFGCPICLDTLKDPVTIPCGHNFCLGCLGAHRHRPGAGAGGGQGAPRCPLCQEPFPADLQLRKNHTLCELLQLRQPPPGARSPMAPPAPPEPGEPGGAPQRQEEGVLCDVCPEGERATAAQSCLVCLASFCPPHLQPHLRSPAFQGHRLVPPLRRIEDSLCKLHLRPLESFCRTDQACICQLCQGQQHRSHEVVAVEVEREHKEAQRPKILSCVEDQLDELGVTVAQTRKTVELIKSAALKEKEKVSRLFDEASRALVTFQKEVTGFIEDGERSMLLEAEEDLRQKEERRAKLAQCRQNLERVPSTDTIYFLQEFQALKIAAEEKSSLCPSFQKELSFTKSSQAVCAVKELLVTGCKNQWDQLLGKGYEESGFHGMQEAVAEPQPSDKSNNPACLETRDYFLKFAFIIDLDSDTADKFLQLFGTKGAKRVLNPIGYPESPTRFINCEQVLGENLMNRGNYYWEVEIIDGWVSIGVIAEDFNPRESYDRGRLGRNEKSCCLQWNGQNYVAWFGGFESVIQQPFFHTIGVYLEYSEKALTFYGVRDAKMTCLQQLKVARFKKGHFDPFQNKINHQFSSLFAYNLKPAFFLESVDAHMQIGPLKKDCVSVLKRR, encoded by the exons ATGGAGAGCGGCTCGGCCGGCGGCAGCCTGCCCAGCCCGCTGGACTCCCCCTTCGGCTGCCCCATCTGCCTGGACACCCTGAAGGACCCGGTCACCATCCCCTGCGGCCACAACTTCTGCCTGGGCTGCCTGGGGGCGCACAGACACCGCCCGGGGGCCGGGGCGGGCGGcgggcagggcgccccccgctgCCCGCTGTGCCAGGAGCCCTTCCCGGCCGACCTGCAGCTGCGCAAGAACCACACGCTGTGCGAGCTGCTCCAGCTCCGCCAGCCGCCgcccggcgcccgcagccccatGGCCCCGCCGGCGCCCCCGGAGCCGGGGGAGCCCGGCGGCGCCCCCCAgcggcaggaggagggggtgctgtGCGATGTCTGCCCCGAGGGCGAGCGGGCCACGGCGGCCCAGTCCTGCCTGGTGTGCCTGGCCTCCTTCTGCCCgccccacctgcagccccaccTGCGGAGCCCGGCCTTCCAGGGCCACCGCCTGGTGCCCCCGCTGCGCCGCATCGAGGACAGCCTGTGCAAGCTGCACCTCCGGCCGCTGGAGAGCTTCTGCCGCACCGACCAGGCCTGCATCTGCCAGCTGTGCCAGGGCCAGCAGCACCGGAGCCACGAGGTGGTGGCGGTGGAGGTGGAGCGGGAGCACAAGGAG GCCCAGCGACCCAAAATCCTGAGCTGCGTGGAGGACCAGCTGGACGAGCTGGGAGTCACCGTCGCGCAGACCAGAAAGACTGTGGAGCTCATCAAA AGCGCCGCCctgaaggagaaggaaaaagtcAGCAGGCTCTTCGATGAAGCATCCAGAGCtctggtgaccttccagaaagaGGTGACTGGCTTCATCGAGGATGGCGAGCGATCCATGCTGcttgaggctgaagaggatctcCGGCAGAAGGAGGAGAGGCGTGCCAAGCTGGCTCAGTGCAGGCAGAACCTGGAGAGGGTTCCGAGCACGGATACCATTTATTTCCTACAG GAGTTCCAGGCGTTAAAAATAGCAGCTGAGGAAAAGAGTTCCCTGTGTCCAAGCTTCCAGAAGGAACTGAGCTTCACCAAGTCCAGCCAGGCTGTGTGTGCCGTGAAGGAGCTGCTGGTGACTGGATGCAAGAACCAGTGGGACCAGTTGCTGGGGAAGGGGTATGAAGAGTCTGGTTTCCATGGGATGCAGGAAG CAGTCGCTGAGCCCCAACCTTCGGACAAATCAAACAATCCAGCCTGCTTGGAGACAAGAGACTATTTCCTGAAAT TTGCCTTCATCATCGATTTGGACAGCGATACCGCGGATAAGTTCCTCCAGCTGTTTGGAACCAAAGGGGCCAAACGAGTGTTGAACCCCATCGGCTACCCCGAGAGCCCAACCAGGTTCATCAACTGTGAGCAGGTGCTGGGCGAGAACCTGATGAACCGAGGTAACTACTACTGGGAGGTGGAAATCATCGACGGCTGGGTGAGCATTGGCGTCATCGCCGAGGACTTCAACCCGCGGGAGTCCTACGACAGAGGCCGCCTAGGGAGAAACGAGAAATCCTGCTGCCTGCAGTGGAATGGACAGAACTACGTGGCCTGGTTTGGTGGCTTCGAATCTGTTATCCAGCAGCCCTTCTTTCACACGATCGGGGTGTACCTGGAGTATTCGGAAAAGGCACTGACCTTCTACGGGGTCAGGGACGCCAAGATGACGTGTCTCCAACAGCTCAAGGTTGCCCGCTTCAAAAAAGGCCACTTTGACCCCTTCCAGAATAAGATCAACCACCAGTTCTCATCACTGTTTGCTTATAACCTCAAACCAGCTTTTTTCCTTGAAAGCGTAGATGCCCATATGCAGATTGGGCCGTTGAAGAAAGATTGTGTTTCAGTGTTAAAGCGGAGGTAA